A genomic window from Acidobacteriota bacterium includes:
- a CDS encoding S1 RNA-binding domain-containing protein: protein MSEPEEDFASMFEASVKATHFDKGQTIEGTIVAIGPEVAFVNVGGKGEAVIDIEELKNADGELEVAPGDRVQAMVVSTEGGLRLSRKLARGAATDKQLEDAFHSGLPVEGKVERAVKGGYEVRIPKQRAFCPMSQIDTVRNAAPAEYEGHVYAFRIIEYKEGGRNLIVSRRALLEEEQRANAAEIRRSIVAGAVLTGRVTSVRDFGVFVDLGAGVQGLLHISEMGWSRVSDASQIVSPGDEIAVKVLRVDDETQKIALGLKQLGTDPWSTVHERYEVGQVRTGRVTRLAEFGAFVELEPGVEGLAHVSTFASTARAGGWARAVAVGTMGAFEILSLDLEKKRIGVALVQEDWARAGADAEELREYSERQDVASEEGFGSIAAKFRGVLKSRQK from the coding sequence GTGAGCGAGCCCGAAGAAGATTTCGCCTCGATGTTCGAGGCCTCAGTCAAAGCGACGCATTTCGACAAGGGCCAGACCATCGAGGGCACCATCGTCGCCATCGGTCCGGAGGTGGCGTTTGTCAACGTCGGCGGCAAGGGCGAGGCCGTCATCGACATCGAGGAACTGAAGAACGCCGACGGCGAACTCGAGGTCGCTCCCGGCGACCGTGTTCAGGCGATGGTGGTGTCGACCGAGGGCGGGCTCAGGCTTTCCCGGAAGCTGGCGCGCGGGGCCGCGACCGACAAGCAGCTCGAAGACGCGTTCCACTCGGGGCTTCCCGTGGAAGGCAAGGTCGAACGGGCCGTCAAGGGCGGATACGAGGTGCGCATCCCCAAACAGCGCGCCTTCTGCCCGATGTCTCAGATCGACACCGTTCGGAACGCCGCCCCCGCCGAGTACGAAGGTCATGTCTACGCGTTCCGGATCATCGAGTACAAGGAAGGCGGCAGAAACCTCATCGTCTCGCGGCGCGCGCTTCTCGAGGAAGAGCAGCGGGCAAACGCTGCGGAGATCCGGCGATCGATCGTCGCCGGCGCGGTGCTGACCGGCCGCGTGACCTCCGTGCGCGACTTCGGGGTCTTCGTCGACCTCGGGGCCGGAGTGCAGGGCTTGCTCCACATCTCCGAGATGGGGTGGTCCCGTGTGTCCGACGCGTCGCAGATCGTCTCGCCCGGTGACGAGATCGCCGTCAAGGTGTTGCGCGTCGACGACGAGACGCAGAAGATCGCGCTCGGGTTGAAGCAGCTCGGCACCGACCCCTGGTCGACGGTTCACGAGAGGTACGAAGTGGGCCAGGTGCGCACCGGCCGCGTCACACGCCTCGCGGAGTTCGGGGCGTTCGTCGAACTGGAGCCGGGGGTCGAGGGGCTGGCGCATGTGTCGACGTTCGCGTCGACGGCCCGCGCGGGCGGGTGGGCCCGCGCGGTCGCCGTGGGGACGATGGGGGCATTCGAGATCCTGAGCCTCGATCTCGAGAAGAAGCGGATTGGCGTCGCGCTGGTTCAGGAGGATTGGGCGCGGGCCGGCGCCGACGCCGAGGAATTGCGCGAGTATTCCGAGCGCCAGGATGTGGCCTCAGAGGAAGGATTCGGATCAATTGCCGCCAAGTTCCGCGGCGTGCTCAAGTCGCGGCAGAAATAG
- a CDS encoding carboxypeptidase: MKSSRILLTLATACLLILGSHVFAQGGQGRPGAAAPAAAGGARAGKEADLLPADPVISQHTGRFNGQTVAYTAEVGWLPIRDEGKVVAKMFYVAYTKNGVTDASTRPLIISFNGGPGTASVWMHLGYTGPRHVTYDDEGFQQRPPAGLEDNPQSILDAADIVYLDPIGTGFSRMVEGEDLHKFHGKLADIQSVGDFVHAFINKKDRWTSPKFIIGESYGTTRAAGLAASLQSRFQMYLNGVILVSSTDLDIDRGPEIDFATSLPTKTATAWYHKRLVPDLQSKPLKSVLAESEAFAMEEYLTALAKGDHLTGEERDAIAAKVARYTGLGKDFVLQANLRVSFDRHWKELLRDQRLTVGRLDTRYLGIDKDAAGERPEYSPELADWNGPFGAAINKYLRSELKYNPEIQYNVWGNVRPWAADDGVSVGDMLRTAMRDNPYLKVLVQGGYYDAACDYFNAMYTMQHLQPGGEFKDRYRFAWYESGHMMYLRKADLKNANDDLRSFMAWALEGVKDYPRKVKQVE, encoded by the coding sequence ATGAAGTCCAGCCGCATCCTTCTCACGCTGGCGACAGCCTGCCTGTTGATCCTCGGGTCGCACGTCTTCGCTCAGGGGGGACAAGGCCGCCCGGGCGCGGCGGCTCCCGCTGCCGCAGGAGGCGCCAGGGCCGGCAAAGAGGCCGACCTGCTGCCGGCCGACCCCGTCATCTCGCAGCACACGGGCCGGTTCAACGGCCAGACTGTCGCCTACACCGCCGAAGTCGGATGGCTTCCCATCCGCGACGAAGGCAAGGTCGTCGCGAAGATGTTCTACGTGGCGTACACCAAGAACGGTGTTACCGACGCGAGCACCCGTCCGCTGATCATCTCCTTCAACGGTGGCCCGGGCACGGCGTCGGTCTGGATGCACCTTGGGTACACCGGTCCGCGCCATGTGACGTATGACGACGAGGGCTTCCAGCAGAGGCCTCCGGCGGGGCTCGAAGACAATCCCCAGTCGATTCTCGATGCGGCCGACATCGTCTACCTCGATCCGATCGGCACCGGCTTCAGCCGCATGGTCGAAGGTGAGGACCTCCACAAGTTTCACGGCAAGCTCGCCGACATCCAGTCGGTCGGCGACTTCGTCCATGCGTTCATCAACAAGAAGGACCGCTGGACGTCGCCGAAGTTCATTATCGGTGAGAGCTACGGCACGACGCGCGCCGCCGGCCTGGCCGCGTCGCTGCAGAGCCGCTTCCAGATGTACCTGAACGGCGTGATCCTGGTCTCATCCACCGATCTCGACATCGACCGCGGTCCGGAGATCGACTTTGCCACCAGCCTCCCGACCAAGACGGCCACCGCGTGGTACCACAAGCGCCTGGTGCCCGATCTCCAGTCGAAGCCGCTCAAGTCCGTGCTCGCCGAGTCGGAAGCGTTTGCGATGGAGGAGTACCTGACGGCTCTTGCGAAGGGCGATCACCTGACCGGCGAGGAGCGCGATGCGATCGCGGCGAAGGTGGCGCGTTACACAGGCCTCGGCAAAGACTTCGTCCTGCAGGCGAATCTGCGCGTCAGTTTCGATCGCCACTGGAAGGAGCTGCTGCGCGATCAGCGCCTGACAGTCGGCCGCCTCGACACGCGTTATCTGGGCATCGACAAGGACGCCGCAGGCGAGCGTCCCGAGTACTCCCCCGAGCTCGCGGACTGGAACGGGCCCTTTGGCGCGGCCATCAACAAGTACCTTCGTTCCGAGCTCAAGTACAACCCCGAGATTCAGTACAACGTCTGGGGGAATGTGCGTCCGTGGGCGGCCGACGACGGGGTGAGCGTCGGCGACATGCTCCGGACGGCGATGCGGGATAACCCGTACCTGAAGGTGCTGGTCCAGGGCGGCTACTACGACGCGGCGTGCGACTACTTCAACGCGATGTACACGATGCAGCACCTCCAGCCCGGCGGCGAGTTCAAGGATCGGTACCGCTTCGCGTGGTACGAGAGCGGCCACATGATGTACCTCCGCAAGGCCGACCTCAAGAACGCGAACGACGACCTCCGGAGCTTCATGGCCTGGGCGCTCGAGGGAGTGAAGGACTATCCGCGGAAGGTGAAGCAGGTCGAATGA
- a CDS encoding metallophosphoesterase — translation MRSIVHLSDLHFGRADHLAISPLIEAIAGIAPDLVAVSGDLTQRARAHQFRDARAFLDRLPTPQIVVPGNHDVPLYNVAARFHHPLRNYQRHITDDLRPYYDDDEIAVLGVNTARSLTIKEGRLNADQIAWMSERLCARDARVVKIVVTHHPFDVPDGLDARNLVGGARTAMEALARCGADVFLAGHLHVSHTSHSATRYRIKGHSALVVQAGTAASTRGRGQAHSFNVLRIDRPQIAVERFEWQPERGAFGLAKRERFRHTSDGWSRLDVAGESDRCG, via the coding sequence GTGCGTTCGATAGTCCATCTGTCCGACCTCCATTTCGGCCGCGCCGACCATCTGGCCATTTCTCCGTTGATTGAGGCGATTGCGGGCATCGCCCCCGATCTAGTTGCCGTGTCGGGAGATTTGACGCAGCGGGCTCGCGCGCACCAGTTCAGGGACGCGCGTGCGTTTCTCGACCGCTTGCCGACACCTCAAATTGTCGTGCCGGGCAATCACGACGTGCCGCTCTACAATGTGGCCGCTCGATTCCATCACCCGCTGCGCAACTACCAGCGCCATATCACCGACGATCTGCGACCGTACTACGATGACGACGAGATTGCCGTTCTGGGAGTCAATACCGCGCGCTCGCTGACGATCAAGGAAGGACGCCTCAACGCCGATCAGATCGCGTGGATGAGTGAGCGGCTCTGCGCCCGCGACGCCAGAGTCGTGAAGATCGTGGTGACCCACCATCCCTTTGACGTGCCGGACGGTCTTGACGCCCGCAACCTCGTAGGGGGTGCGCGCACGGCGATGGAAGCGCTCGCGCGCTGCGGAGCGGACGTGTTTCTCGCGGGCCACCTCCACGTCAGTCACACATCACACAGCGCGACGCGCTACCGGATCAAGGGTCACTCCGCGCTCGTCGTGCAGGCAGGAACCGCCGCCTCCACACGCGGTCGCGGCCAGGCACACTCCTTCAACGTCCTGAGGATCGATCGGCCGCAGATCGCCGTGGAACGTTTCGAGTGGCAGCCGGAGCGCGGGGCGTTTGGCCTGGCGAAGCGTGAACGTTTTCGGCACACGTCAGACGGCTGGTCTCGACTCGACGTGGCGGGGGAGTCAGATCGCTGCGGCTGA
- a CDS encoding diacylglycerol kinase family lipid kinase, with the protein MNIEVILNANSGAGSPTEIRQRLAEAFKAGGADPRIWLAGNGVELINLAQRTARSDADIVVAGGGDGTINLVATTMIDSGKTLGVLPFGTMNHFAKDLAIPLDLEGAVATIIAGHAISVDVGEVNGRIFLNNSSLGLYPRIIRERERQQRLGWGKWPAYLWAAIGVLRRYPFLDIRLDVDGKALTGRTPFVFVGNNAYDMERLDIGGRACLDKGELSLYMASGTGRLGLIRLALRALLGGLRQDRDFMAFATEDVWIGTRHRRVRVALDGEVTIMEPPLHYRVRPGALRVLAPVHDRAH; encoded by the coding sequence ATGAACATCGAGGTGATTCTCAATGCCAATTCGGGCGCTGGTTCCCCGACAGAGATCCGGCAGCGCCTGGCCGAGGCGTTCAAGGCGGGCGGGGCGGATCCGCGAATCTGGCTGGCTGGCAATGGAGTGGAATTGATCAACCTGGCGCAACGGACGGCCAGGAGCGATGCTGACATCGTGGTCGCGGGAGGTGGGGACGGCACGATCAACCTGGTCGCCACGACCATGATCGACTCCGGCAAGACGCTCGGAGTATTGCCGTTTGGGACCATGAACCATTTCGCGAAGGACCTCGCTATCCCGCTCGACCTTGAAGGCGCGGTCGCCACCATCATCGCGGGCCACGCCATCAGCGTTGATGTTGGTGAAGTCAACGGCCGCATCTTCCTGAACAACTCGAGCCTGGGTCTGTATCCGCGTATCATCCGCGAACGCGAGAGGCAGCAGCGCCTCGGCTGGGGAAAGTGGCCGGCCTACCTCTGGGCGGCGATCGGAGTGCTGCGGCGTTATCCGTTTCTGGACATCCGCCTGGACGTTGACGGGAAGGCGTTGACCGGTCGCACGCCGTTTGTCTTTGTCGGCAACAACGCCTACGACATGGAGCGGCTCGACATCGGGGGCCGAGCCTGTCTCGACAAGGGCGAACTCAGTCTGTACATGGCGAGCGGCACCGGGCGACTGGGATTGATCCGGCTGGCGCTGCGCGCGCTGCTCGGCGGCCTTCGTCAGGACAGAGATTTCATGGCTTTCGCGACTGAAGATGTGTGGATCGGCACACGACATCGGCGTGTGCGTGTGGCGCTCGATGGAGAAGTCACCATCATGGAGCCACCGCTTCACTATCGCGTGCGGCCGGGGGCATTGCGCGTGCTGGCGCCCGTCCACGACCGCGCACACTGA
- a CDS encoding sigma-54 dependent transcriptional regulator: MDVGPGNREAERILIVEDDQAARVGLEQLIGMWGYAVASASDGDEALKQLDTFAPGIVLTDLVMPRMGGLELLGAIQKRGDDTTTVILTAQGTVESAVEAIKQGAYDYLTKPVDLQRLKILLENVVERHQTLREVKVLRCQLREHGSFGSMVGSSAPMRAVYDIIEQAAPTTASILITGESGTGKELVAQTLHRLSPRASGPFVPISCAAIPDTLLESELFGHEKGAFTGALERRQGCFELAHRGTLFLDEVAEMTPATQVKLLRVLQERSFRRLGGRTEQAVDIRVIAATNADPAEAVQRGTLRGDLFYRLNVFGIRLPPLRDRLEDLPLLTQAFIKEFNASNDRSVAGVDPEAMRILEEYSWPGNIRELRNAIERATIVAKGRFIEARDLPGLPGSAPRSEPAAALTPGTTVDEAERRLILLTLEFTKNNKTRAASMLGISLKTLHNKLNRFRILGESEGG, from the coding sequence GTGGACGTCGGCCCCGGCAACCGGGAGGCAGAGCGGATCCTGATCGTCGAGGACGATCAGGCCGCGCGTGTCGGGCTCGAGCAGTTGATCGGCATGTGGGGCTACGCGGTGGCCTCGGCAAGCGACGGAGACGAGGCGCTGAAACAGCTGGACACGTTCGCGCCCGGCATTGTGCTCACCGATCTGGTGATGCCACGAATGGGCGGGCTCGAGCTGCTCGGCGCCATCCAGAAGCGCGGCGACGACACGACCACGGTCATCCTGACCGCACAAGGGACCGTCGAGTCGGCGGTCGAGGCCATCAAGCAGGGCGCGTACGACTATCTGACCAAGCCGGTCGATCTGCAGCGCCTGAAAATCCTCCTCGAGAACGTCGTCGAGCGCCATCAGACCCTCCGCGAAGTGAAGGTCCTGCGCTGCCAGCTGCGCGAACACGGCTCGTTCGGATCGATGGTCGGCAGCAGCGCGCCGATGCGCGCCGTCTACGACATCATCGAGCAGGCGGCACCGACCACAGCCTCGATCCTCATCACGGGCGAGTCGGGTACGGGGAAGGAACTGGTGGCGCAGACACTTCACCGGCTCAGCCCCAGGGCCAGCGGCCCCTTCGTGCCGATCAGCTGCGCGGCGATTCCCGACACGCTGCTCGAAAGCGAGTTGTTCGGCCACGAGAAGGGCGCGTTCACGGGCGCGCTGGAGCGCCGGCAGGGATGTTTCGAACTCGCTCACCGCGGCACGCTGTTTCTGGACGAGGTCGCGGAAATGACGCCCGCGACACAGGTCAAGCTGCTGCGGGTGCTGCAGGAGCGGTCCTTCAGACGGCTCGGCGGCCGCACCGAACAGGCGGTCGACATCCGCGTCATCGCCGCGACCAACGCGGATCCGGCCGAGGCAGTCCAGCGAGGCACGCTGCGCGGCGACCTGTTCTACCGGCTCAACGTGTTCGGGATCCGGCTGCCGCCGCTCCGGGATCGACTCGAGGATCTGCCGCTGCTCACCCAGGCGTTCATCAAGGAGTTCAACGCGTCGAACGACCGGTCGGTGGCAGGCGTCGATCCCGAGGCCATGCGGATCCTCGAGGAGTACTCGTGGCCCGGGAACATCCGCGAGCTGCGCAACGCGATCGAGCGCGCGACGATCGTCGCGAAGGGCCGGTTCATCGAGGCCCGCGACCTGCCGGGGCTGCCCGGCTCCGCACCCCGATCCGAGCCGGCAGCGGCGCTCACACCGGGCACGACGGTCGACGAGGCGGAACGAAGGCTGATTCTGCTGACCCTGGAGTTCACGAAGAACAACAAGACCCGCGCAGCTTCGATGCTCGGGATCAGCCTGAAGACTCTGCACAATAAACTGAACCGCTTCCGGATCCTGGGCGAGAGCGAAGGCGGGTAG
- a CDS encoding ATP-binding protein gives MRLSVKAKQVAGVTSIVGLAVVVLSGFYLTSLARMAVEDSAARAESLASTIYQRAQEVVAQGGDSYETLRADGGLRSILESNAYYKNFTYAALVNADGIVIAHSDAARIGQTLPQLPKLTTLVDQGAIAQLRAIYGREGRRFEVDRPLLLMDGSRFGSIRIGVSMLLTQDEVTKALKPALLTDLAAIIGATLVAMLLAQVLLRPIHVIRSGLTRLGRGESGVAVNLPQQDEFGDLGGFFNTVSAQLSADRSELAGQKANLESVVEHLEDAVAMFTPDGELLFANPAMRDALPPEPSDRTVSELLPPGHPYRNLVEDTLRSGQSCGPVSATVPRRAAAEPGSVGLSAAEGERLILTNVITDRDGRTVGIMLVARNLEYLGEVQSTLNYSRKLAALGRLSAGVAHEIKNPLNATMIHLELLKQRLSAPAGSPADGAAERRKAGPDVEAALGHAAIIAGEMRRLDLVVQGFLKFARPEDLKLQAVSLHSLVEHVVAVIAEEARNQGVEILIDCPTDLPALRGDPGMLEQAFLNLALNAVQAMPEGGRLRIAGAAVADSRVAVVFEDTGVGITPEHLGKIFDLYFTTKGAGSGIGLSVVYRTVQLHDGDIEVDSTPGRGTVFRLLLPRAQAPHVRTLLGS, from the coding sequence ATGCGTTTGAGCGTCAAGGCAAAGCAGGTGGCGGGCGTCACGTCCATCGTGGGGCTCGCGGTCGTCGTCTTGAGCGGGTTCTACCTGACGTCTCTGGCGCGCATGGCCGTCGAGGATAGCGCCGCCCGCGCGGAGTCCTTGGCAAGCACCATCTATCAGCGCGCCCAGGAGGTCGTTGCGCAGGGGGGCGACAGCTACGAGACCCTGCGCGCGGATGGGGGCCTGCGGTCGATCCTCGAATCGAACGCGTACTACAAGAACTTCACCTACGCCGCACTGGTCAACGCGGACGGCATCGTCATCGCGCATAGCGATGCCGCGAGGATTGGACAGACCCTCCCCCAACTCCCGAAACTCACGACGCTCGTCGACCAGGGCGCGATCGCCCAGCTCCGTGCGATCTACGGGCGGGAAGGCCGCAGGTTCGAAGTCGACCGCCCGCTCCTCCTGATGGACGGCAGCAGATTCGGATCCATCCGGATTGGCGTGTCGATGCTGCTCACACAGGATGAGGTGACCAAGGCCCTGAAGCCGGCCCTCCTGACCGACCTGGCAGCGATCATTGGGGCCACGCTTGTCGCGATGCTCCTGGCGCAGGTTCTGCTGCGGCCGATTCACGTGATTCGCAGCGGCCTCACGCGGCTCGGACGCGGGGAGTCCGGCGTGGCAGTGAACCTGCCGCAACAGGACGAATTCGGCGACCTTGGCGGATTCTTCAACACCGTCAGCGCACAGCTATCCGCCGATCGATCGGAACTGGCGGGACAGAAAGCCAACCTCGAATCGGTGGTCGAACACCTCGAAGATGCCGTCGCGATGTTCACGCCTGACGGGGAACTGCTCTTCGCCAACCCCGCCATGCGCGACGCACTTCCGCCAGAGCCGAGCGATCGGACCGTAAGTGAGCTGCTGCCGCCGGGACATCCCTACCGGAACCTCGTGGAGGACACACTGAGGTCGGGTCAGTCGTGCGGCCCGGTGTCGGCGACGGTGCCGCGGCGCGCGGCGGCAGAGCCGGGATCGGTCGGATTGTCGGCCGCCGAGGGCGAGAGGCTCATCCTGACCAATGTCATCACGGATCGCGATGGCCGGACCGTCGGCATCATGCTCGTCGCACGCAATCTCGAGTATCTCGGCGAAGTCCAGTCCACGCTCAACTACTCGCGCAAGCTGGCGGCGCTCGGCCGGCTGTCGGCGGGCGTGGCCCACGAAATCAAGAACCCGTTGAACGCCACGATGATCCATCTCGAACTGCTGAAGCAGCGGCTGTCGGCTCCGGCGGGATCGCCCGCAGATGGCGCGGCCGAACGACGCAAAGCCGGACCAGACGTGGAAGCGGCACTGGGCCACGCGGCCATCATCGCCGGAGAAATGCGCCGGCTCGATCTGGTCGTCCAGGGATTCCTGAAGTTCGCGCGGCCGGAGGATTTGAAGCTGCAGGCGGTGTCGCTTCACAGCCTGGTCGAACACGTCGTCGCGGTGATCGCGGAGGAAGCCCGGAACCAGGGGGTCGAGATCCTGATCGACTGTCCCACTGATCTGCCCGCGCTGCGCGGGGACCCGGGCATGCTAGAGCAGGCGTTCCTGAACCTCGCCCTCAACGCCGTGCAGGCGATGCCGGAGGGCGGGCGCCTGCGGATCGCGGGCGCCGCTGTCGCGGACTCGCGCGTCGCGGTCGTGTTCGAAGACACCGGCGTCGGCATCACGCCCGAGCACCTGGGTAAGATCTTCGATCTCTACTTCACGACGAAGGGGGCGGGCAGCGGGATCGGCCTGTCGGTCGTCTACCGGACGGTCCAGCTGCACGACGGCGACATCGAAGTTGATTCGACCCCGGGTCGCGGGACGGTGTTTCGGCTGCTGCTGCCGCGGGCGCAGGCGCCGCACGTCCGCACCCTACTTGGTTCATAA
- a CDS encoding VWA domain-containing protein encodes MSVRPFFFVIIGLIFLDTSLAAQAPPRQEHPTYRSGVDMVAMTAVVRDRSGRPVQGLSRADFELFDGGERRTIVDFSSERAAASVAIVLDISGSMEVGSKLAHAREAMGQLVGWLDPDTDEVAIYTFDSCLRQQQPFAPASAAALRQLQPLDAYGSTSLYDVIAEVGQRVVAQGRSRRAVVVVTDGVDTSSRLSASEASQLASAIDVPVYVIAVVTPLDDPKEVARASGGTAASAERPLELFAQRTGGLAFTASAPAQSSLATRQIAAELHQWYQIAFEPGSQAGWHALTLRTRQKGLLIRARSGYVAGSSPTGKGQNISEK; translated from the coding sequence ATGAGTGTGCGACCCTTCTTTTTCGTCATTATCGGTCTGATCTTCCTGGACACGAGCCTGGCGGCTCAGGCGCCGCCACGGCAGGAGCATCCCACCTACCGCAGCGGGGTCGACATGGTTGCGATGACGGCCGTGGTGCGCGATCGATCAGGCCGGCCCGTTCAGGGCTTGTCGCGTGCCGATTTCGAGTTGTTCGATGGCGGCGAACGCCGGACGATCGTGGACTTCAGTTCCGAGCGCGCCGCCGCCAGCGTGGCCATCGTGCTCGACATCAGCGGCAGCATGGAAGTTGGATCGAAGCTGGCGCACGCCAGGGAGGCGATGGGACAGCTGGTGGGCTGGCTCGATCCGGACACCGACGAAGTCGCGATCTACACGTTTGATTCGTGCCTTCGCCAGCAGCAGCCGTTTGCGCCAGCCTCAGCCGCGGCGCTGCGGCAACTGCAGCCCCTCGACGCGTATGGCTCGACGTCACTTTACGACGTGATCGCAGAGGTCGGGCAGCGGGTGGTCGCTCAGGGACGCTCGCGCCGCGCCGTGGTGGTGGTCACTGACGGCGTCGACACCAGCAGCCGGCTGTCGGCGTCCGAGGCCTCACAGCTCGCAAGCGCGATCGACGTGCCCGTGTACGTCATCGCGGTGGTGACCCCGCTCGACGATCCGAAGGAGGTCGCGCGCGCGTCCGGCGGAACGGCGGCGTCCGCCGAGCGGCCCCTCGAATTGTTTGCGCAACGCACCGGCGGGTTGGCGTTTACGGCCAGCGCCCCCGCCCAATCGAGCCTCGCGACGCGCCAGATTGCGGCGGAGCTTCATCAGTGGTACCAGATAGCGTTTGAACCGGGCAGCCAGGCGGGCTGGCACGCCCTGACGCTTCGGACCCGCCAGAAGGGCCTCCTCATCAGGGCCAGAAGCGGGTACGTCGCGGGCAGTTCTCCGACTGGTAAAGGTCAGAACATCAGTGAGAAATAG
- a CDS encoding OmpA family protein, whose product MRTSLGIVALLTVAIAGGSACATKGYVSSRIGTVNDKVETMGKSIEATQERTKANEGKIGVVDGKADAAQQAANQAGKAAGAADARAGAVDAKADALDRASKRIIYTLVLSSEEGNFEFGRTTLPAEAKARIDELIAKVKANPQGAYFEIEGYTDNVGPKDFNERLGLERAEEVKRYLYAQHQIPLHRISVISYGVEKPVAPNTTKAGRAQNRRVVIRVVA is encoded by the coding sequence ATGCGAACGTCGCTTGGAATCGTCGCACTGTTGACCGTGGCTATCGCCGGAGGATCGGCCTGCGCCACCAAGGGATACGTCTCATCCCGCATCGGCACGGTGAACGACAAGGTCGAAACGATGGGCAAGTCGATCGAGGCGACCCAGGAGCGCACCAAGGCCAACGAAGGCAAGATCGGCGTGGTTGACGGTAAGGCCGACGCCGCGCAGCAGGCCGCAAACCAGGCCGGCAAGGCAGCGGGCGCTGCCGACGCCAGGGCCGGGGCCGTGGATGCCAAGGCCGACGCGCTCGACCGGGCCTCGAAGCGGATCATCTACACGCTTGTGCTGAGCTCCGAAGAGGGGAATTTCGAGTTCGGCCGGACGACACTTCCGGCCGAAGCGAAGGCGCGGATCGACGAACTGATCGCCAAGGTCAAAGCCAATCCCCAGGGCGCGTACTTCGAGATCGAAGGTTACACGGACAACGTCGGACCCAAGGACTTCAACGAGCGTCTGGGGCTGGAACGGGCTGAGGAAGTCAAGCGCTACCTGTACGCGCAGCACCAGATCCCTCTGCACCGGATCAGCGTCATCAGCTACGGCGTCGAGAAGCCGGTGGCGCCGAATACGACCAAGGCGGGGCGCGCGCAGAACCGCCGCGTCGTCATCAGGGTCGTCGCGTAG
- a CDS encoding GIY-YIG nuclease family protein: MSIPTASGSADAPGAAGAHPRSSCYTYILRCADGTLYTGFTTDVGARERAHNEGRGAKYTAGRGPVRVVYVEAHESRSAAQKREAQIKSWTRAQKDALIGRR, encoded by the coding sequence ATGTCTATCCCGACCGCATCAGGCAGCGCGGACGCACCTGGTGCGGCCGGGGCTCACCCTCGTTCCTCCTGTTACACCTATATCCTCCGCTGCGCGGACGGCACGTTGTACACGGGATTCACCACTGACGTCGGCGCCCGCGAACGCGCGCACAACGAGGGCCGCGGCGCGAAGTACACCGCAGGACGCGGCCCGGTGCGCGTCGTCTACGTCGAGGCCCACGAGTCCCGCTCGGCCGCCCAGAAACGCGAGGCTCAGATCAAGAGCTGGACCCGCGCACAGAAGGACGCGCTGATCGGTCGACGATGA